A DNA window from Daucus carota subsp. sativus chromosome 3, DH1 v3.0, whole genome shotgun sequence contains the following coding sequences:
- the LOC108214111 gene encoding aldehyde dehydrogenase family 2 member B4, mitochondrial, which produces MAARRMSSLLSSRNVSSLASAFSRSSGKGSSYSRGIISRFSTAASAAYEEPITPPVRVSHTQLLINGQFVDAASGKTFPTLDPRTAEVIAHVAEAESEDVDRAVSAARKAFDEGPWPKMTAYERSRIMLRVADLVEKNTDELAALETWDNGKTYEQAIGEVEVLARLFRYYAGWADKIHGLTVPADGPYHVQTLHEPIGVAGQIIPWNFPLLMFAWKVGPALACGNSVVLKTAEQTPLSALYVGNLFLEAGLPPGVLNVISGFGHTAGAALCSHMDVDKLAFTGSTATGKTVLSLAAASNLKPVTLELGGKSPFIVCEDADVDKAVEMAHFALFFNQGQCCCAGSRTFVHERVYDEFLEKAKACALERVVGDPFKKGVEQGPQIDNEQFAKIMKYIKSGVESGATLEAGGERFGSKGFYIQPTVFSGVQDNMLIAQDEIFGPVQSILKYKDLNEVIKRANSTSFGLAAGVFTQNIDVANTLTRALKAGTIYVNCFDVFDAAIPFGGYKQSGQGREKGIYSLNNYLQVKAVVTPLKNPAWL; this is translated from the exons ATGGCTGCTCGGCGGATGTCATCTCTGCTCTCTTCTCGCAATGTTTCCTCTCTTGCTTCTGCTTTCTCACGTTCTTCTG GGAAAGGTTCCAGCTATAGCCGAGGAATCATCTCAAGGTTTAGCACTGCTGCTTCTGCTGCTTATGAAGAACCAATCACTCCACCTGTGAGGGTCAGTCATACACAGCTCCTCATTAATGGGCAGTTTGTTGATGCTGCTTCAG GGAAAACTTTTCCAACCTTAGATCCCAGAACAGCAGAAGTTATTGCTCATGTTGCTGAAGCTGAAAGTGAAGATGTCGATCGTGCAGTTTCTGCAGCCCGCAAAGCATTTGATGAGGGACCCTGGCCAAAAATGACTGCCTAT GAAAGATCACGGATAATGTTGCGTGTGGCTGATTTGGTTGAGAAAAACACTGATGAACTTGCTGCTCTTGAAACTTGGGACAATGGGAAGACTTATGAACAAGCAATTGGTGAAGTAGAAGTACTAGCACGCCTTTTCAGATACTATGCTG GTTGGGCCGATAAGATTCATGGCCTCACAGTTCCTGCTGATGGGCCCTATCATGTCCAGACACTGCATGAACCAATTGGTGTTGCCGGGCAGATCATACCATGGAATTTTCCTTTGCTAATGTTTGCATGGAAAGTAGGGCCTGCGTTAGCATGTGGCAATTCTGTTGTGCTGAAAACTGCTGAACAAACACCATTATCTGCTCTGTATGTAGGAAATCTGTTTTTGGAG GCTGGACTTCCGCCTGGTGTGTTGAATGTCATCTCTGGCTTTGGTCATACTGCTGGAGCAGCACTTTGTAGTCATATGGATGTTGATAAG CTTGCTTTCACAGGATCGACAGCTACGGGTAAGACTGTACTTTCATTGGCTGCAGCAAGCAATCTTAAGCCAGTGACACTAGAGCTTGGAGGAAAGTCTCCTTTTATAGTATGTGAAGATGCTGATGTGGATAAGGCAGTTGAGATGGCGCACTTTGCACTCTTCTTCAACCAG GGTCAATGCTGCTGTGCTGGATCTCGAACATTTGTACATGAACGCGTGTATGATGAATTTTTAGAGAAAGCAAAGGCATGTGCTTTGGAGCGTGTGGTTGGTGATCCTTTTAAAAAGGGTGTTGAACAAGGTCCCCAG ATTGATAACGAGCAATTTGCCAAGATTATGAAGTACATTAAGTCTGGTGTTGAAAGTGGAGCCACCTTAGAAGCTGGAGGAGAGAGATTCGGCTCCAAAGGCTTCTACATACAACCAACTGTTTTCTCAGGCGTCCAG GACAACATGTTGATTGCACAAGATGAGATATTTGGCCCAGTGCAATCCATTCTAAAGTACAA GGATCTTAATGAGGTCATCAAAAGGGCAAATTCAACATCTTTTGGTCTAGCCGCTGGAGTTTTTACACAGAACATAGACGTCGCCAACACCTTGACACGCGCACTGAAAGCTGGAACCATATATGTTAACTGTTTTGATGTCTTTGATGCTGCAATACCATTTGGTGGATACAAGCAAAGTGGGCAAGGAAGAGAGAAAGGAATATATAGTCTAAATAACTACCTGCAAGTTAAGGCTGTTGTTACTCCTTTGAAGAACCCAGCATGGCTGTAG